The following coding sequences lie in one Rutidosis leptorrhynchoides isolate AG116_Rl617_1_P2 chromosome 6, CSIRO_AGI_Rlap_v1, whole genome shotgun sequence genomic window:
- the LOC139852387 gene encoding uncharacterized protein codes for MAERGGERGGFGRGFGDRGRGGRGGDRGRGRRRAGRRDADEEKWVPVTKLGRLVKDGKITKLEEIYLHSLPIKEHQIIDQILPSLKDEVMKIMPVQKQTRAGQRTRFKAFVVVGDSNGHVGLGVKCSKEVATAIRGAIILAKLSVIPVRRGYWGNKIGKVHTVPTKVTGKCGSVTVRLVPAPRGAGIVAARVPKKVLQFAGIDDVFTSSRGSTKTLGNFVKATFDCLLKTYGFLTPDFWRETRFGRSPFQEYTDLLAKPTTKAITYVEDVADIPA; via the exons ATGGCGGAAAGAGGAGGAGAACGTGGCGGTTTCGGAAGGGGATTTGGCGACCGTGGTAGAGGCGGACGTGGTGGTGACCGTGGAAGAGGCCGTCGCCGTGCCGGTCGCCGTGACGCCGACGAAGAGAAATGGGTCCCAGTAACGAAACTCGGACGTCTTGTAAAAGACGGTAAGATCACAAAACTCGAAGAAATATACCTTCACTCACTTCCAATCAAAGAACACCAAATCATCGATCAAATTCTGCCGTCGTTGAAAGACGAAGTGATGAAGATCATGCCGGTTCAGAAACAAACACGAGCCGGACAACGAACCCGGTTCAAGGCTTTTGTGGTTGTTGGAGATAGTAATGGACACGTAGGATTAGGTGTCAAGTGTTCTAAGGAAGTTGCAACTGCAATTAGAGGTGCGATTATTTTGGCGAAATTATCGGTGATTCCGGTAAGGAGAGGGTATTGGGGGAATAAGATTGGGAAAGTGCACACTGTGCCGACTAAGGTTACTGGTAAATGTGGTTCGGTTACCGTTAGGTTGGTTCCGGCGCCACGTGGCGCTGGGATTGTGGCTGCTAGGGTTCCTAAGAAAGTGCTTCAGTTTGCTGGTATTGATGATGTTTTTACTTCTTCACGTGGGTCCACTAAGACCCTTGGTAACTTTGTTAAG GCTACTTTTGACTGTCTGCTAAAGACTTATGGATTCCTCACTCCAGACTTCTGGAGGGAGACTCGATTCGGCAGATCTCCATTTCAAGAATACACCGATTTGCTGGCCAAGCCCACCACCAAGGCTATTACCTATGTTGAAGATGTTGCCGATATTCCCGCTTGA
- the LOC139853985 gene encoding uncharacterized protein, whose protein sequence is MADQTKFHSALSVHNIKSLIPITLEINKSHYSSWAELFEVHCRAYGVIDHIITPTPPTAPATVSDPPAVDTYLWARLDAVVLQWIYGTISNDLLLSILKKGATAKQAWDRLKSIIQDNKSSRAVHLRTQFSNTRLENFPDISSYCQELKSIADQLDNVGPKIDETNLVLQLVTGLGDNYESIATLISHTKPLPSFYDARSMLILEETRKSKQLAVNSSNTHTALLSKNPSHQMRTNGSSGNSTQRNGNSNFRGRSTGRNARGRGSSNRGRGRNNFSFNPTPYWQQNYSWP, encoded by the coding sequence ATGGCTGATCAAACCAAATTTCACTCTGCTTTATCCGTTCACAATATCAAATCCCTAATTCCAATCACACTTGAAATCAACAAAAGTCATTATTCATCTTGGGCCGAACTGTTTGAAGTTCACTGTCGTGCATATGGGGTGATTGATCATATCATCACTCCTACACCACCAACGGCTCCAGCTACCGTCTCTGATCCTCCAGCAGTCGATACTTATCTCTGGGCTCGTTTGGACGCTGTTGTCTTGCAATGGATTTATGGGACAATTTCAAACGATCTTCTTCTCAGCATTCTAAAAAAAGGGGCCACCGCAAAACAAGCTTGGGACCGTCTCAAAAGCATTATTCAAGATAACAAAAGTTCAAGAGCTGTGCACCTACGAACTCAATTTTCCAATACTCGATTAGAAAATTTTCCAGATATCTCCTCATATTGTCAAGAATTAAAGTCGATTGCTGACCAACTCGATAATGTTGGTCCTAAAATTGACGAAACAAACCTGGTTTTGCAACTTGTTACGGGTTTAGGTGACAATTATGAAAGCATTGCCACACTTATCAGTCACACAAAACCACTACCGTCCTTCTATGATGCTCGCTCTATGCTGATTCTTGAAGAAACACGCAAAAGCAAACAACTCGCTGTCAATTCCTCCAACACTCATACTGCACTACTTTCGAAAAATCCTTCTCATCAGATGCGTACCAATGGTTCATCGGGCAACTCCACCCAGCGTAATGGTAATTCGAATTTTAGGGGTAGAAGTACTGGTCGTAATGCTCGAGGCAGGGGCTCAAGTAATCGTGGCAGAGGGCGTAACAATTTCTCATTTAACCCTACACCTTACTGGCAGCAGAATTATTCGTGGCCTTGA